The Staphylococcus carnosus genome has a segment encoding these proteins:
- a CDS encoding MFS transporter has protein sequence MYRNLWTKDFIFITVINFLMYIIHYALIVTVTTFTIDTFHANEAMGGLAAGIFIIGMLFGRLFTGKYIDQLNLKKTLFFGLVFSFIAIGLYFLIHSLLVLMIVRLIHGLAFGMSSTTTGTYSSTIVPEDRKGEGIGYYALSTTVASAIGPFLGILINQKLNFQSNFVVCLICILLSAVLALFISNIKQPSLNKEKEEKVEAAKPKGLAQLFQKQAVPISIVIVFVGIAYSSVLAFLDSYAAHIGLASAASFFFVVYAVSTFVVRPITGKVFDNYGANKVVYPVLIAFILGLVLLGVAHSSWLLLISAIFIGIGYGTLIPSFQTIAIQASPPEKIGLATSTFYIFADLGAGAGPTLLGIVIGSFGYRNLYFAMAVLLVLVIGLYYLLHGRKHKTMEY, from the coding sequence ATGTATCGCAATTTATGGACGAAAGACTTCATTTTCATTACAGTGATCAACTTCCTTATGTATATTATTCATTACGCATTAATCGTAACAGTAACGACTTTTACGATAGATACTTTCCATGCGAATGAAGCAATGGGCGGCCTCGCAGCAGGAATTTTCATCATTGGCATGTTGTTCGGCCGTTTATTTACTGGGAAATATATTGATCAACTCAATCTGAAGAAAACACTGTTCTTCGGTCTGGTTTTCTCATTTATAGCAATCGGACTCTATTTCTTAATCCATAGTCTATTAGTACTCATGATTGTACGATTGATTCACGGTTTGGCATTCGGTATGTCATCAACGACTACAGGTACGTATTCATCTACTATTGTTCCTGAAGACCGTAAAGGCGAAGGCATTGGTTATTATGCGCTTAGTACTACAGTTGCTTCAGCAATCGGTCCGTTCTTAGGTATTTTAATTAATCAGAAATTGAACTTCCAAAGCAACTTTGTAGTTTGTTTGATTTGTATCTTACTTTCAGCTGTTCTTGCGCTGTTCATTTCTAATATTAAGCAACCTTCATTGAACAAAGAAAAAGAAGAAAAAGTAGAAGCAGCAAAACCCAAAGGATTGGCACAACTTTTCCAAAAACAAGCAGTACCGATTTCTATAGTTATTGTTTTTGTAGGTATTGCATATTCTAGTGTGCTTGCATTCTTGGATTCTTATGCGGCTCACATCGGTCTTGCAAGTGCAGCAAGTTTCTTCTTTGTAGTGTATGCAGTTAGTACTTTTGTAGTTCGTCCTATAACAGGAAAAGTATTTGATAACTATGGTGCCAATAAAGTAGTTTATCCGGTTTTAATCGCCTTTATACTTGGATTAGTATTGCTTGGTGTAGCACATAGCAGTTGGTTATTGCTTATTTCAGCTATCTTTATCGGTATTGGTTATGGAACACTGATTCCATCATTCCAAACAATTGCTATTCAAGCTTCACCACCAGAAAAAATCGGTCTTGCAACTTCAACTTTCTATATTTTTGCAGATTTAGGTGCTGGGGCTGGTCCGACTTTGCTTGGAATAGTAATCGGCAGTTTCGGTTATCGTAATCTTTACTTTGCAATGGCTGTATTATTAGTTCTTGTCATTGGTTTATACTACCTATTACATGGACGTAAACATAAAACAATGGAATATTAA
- a CDS encoding LysR family transcriptional regulator — protein sequence MNFIQLHHIKTIHETGSITKAAHILHITQSALSQSILNLETELNIQLFKRQKSGTTLTEQGHQIFPIMMDLIDQESLLYDKIQSLNAEMEGSLSIATIPSLFMTIVPSVLSSFKKDNPNIDVQIIEAENNEIKQLVSSGEVDIGLYTILNEDDLDVTGAQYTPLFSSAFTAIVPKDSKLAYLKNLSLEDIKAFPFILYDRNFYKKNIQKFEAANGPINLLFSTDNVGVLFNSVAEGLGISILSDLMVQNTPFYQRSMIKTVPIGAPFNQMIEFGVLHMKHSDKEKLIGEFKNYLAEAADKLV from the coding sequence TTGAACTTTATTCAACTTCACCATATAAAAACCATTCATGAAACTGGCTCTATTACTAAAGCAGCTCATATTCTGCACATTACACAATCTGCACTCAGCCAATCAATTTTAAATTTAGAGACAGAGTTAAACATCCAATTATTCAAACGCCAAAAAAGCGGCACAACTTTAACCGAACAAGGCCATCAAATTTTTCCAATTATGATGGACCTAATCGACCAAGAATCTTTACTATATGACAAAATTCAATCATTAAATGCTGAAATGGAAGGTTCATTGTCCATTGCAACCATCCCTAGTTTATTTATGACAATTGTTCCAAGTGTATTGTCATCCTTTAAAAAGGACAACCCGAATATCGATGTCCAAATTATAGAAGCAGAAAATAACGAAATTAAACAACTCGTTTCAAGCGGCGAAGTAGATATCGGTTTATATACTATCTTAAATGAAGACGACTTAGATGTAACAGGTGCACAATATACACCATTGTTTTCTAGTGCATTTACAGCGATTGTACCTAAAGATTCTAAACTCGCTTATTTAAAAAACTTATCTTTAGAAGATATCAAAGCTTTTCCTTTTATATTGTATGATCGTAATTTTTATAAAAAGAATATCCAGAAATTCGAAGCTGCTAATGGCCCTATTAATCTGCTATTCTCTACAGATAATGTGGGTGTATTATTCAATTCTGTTGCTGAAGGACTTGGAATCAGTATTTTATCTGACTTAATGGTACAAAATACTCCCTTTTACCAACGCAGTATGATAAAAACCGTACCGATTGGCGCACCTTTCAATCAAATGATTGAATTTGGTGTGCTTCACATGAAACACTCCGATAAAGAAAAATTGATTGGGGAATTTAAGAACTATCTTGCAGAAGCTGCAGACAAATTAGTGTAA
- a CDS encoding SdpI family protein, whose translation MSEVEVGTKKFDRFSIVAIVLTAITWVVFIPFLPWTIPLHYDNQNQLDLYLNKVTAPIVIMLVMIVSYIVIKRKAQRDKQHKKLGNVSFNTAFWNPMAQSFIYLISLLMIFHAQGYNIINNFIGILILSFLLILWGNYLQIIPVNSKNIGIRNQWTSANEAVWKRTHRFVSRLFIATGFVLLVLALLQVINSVTALLVFALVGGAAPFIYSKYAYQKIVHGKS comes from the coding sequence ATGTCAGAAGTTGAAGTTGGAACAAAAAAGTTTGACCGTTTTAGTATAGTTGCCATAGTGTTAACAGCGATTACTTGGGTAGTTTTTATTCCATTTCTACCTTGGACAATACCGTTGCATTACGATAATCAGAATCAATTGGATTTATATCTGAATAAGGTTACTGCACCTATTGTAATAATGTTGGTTATGATAGTGAGTTATATTGTAATCAAAAGAAAAGCCCAACGTGATAAGCAACATAAGAAATTAGGAAATGTCAGTTTTAATACGGCTTTTTGGAATCCTATGGCACAAAGTTTTATATACCTTATAAGTTTATTAATGATTTTTCATGCGCAGGGATATAATATTATAAATAATTTTATTGGGATATTAATCCTTAGTTTCTTATTAATTTTGTGGGGTAATTACTTGCAAATTATTCCGGTAAATTCTAAGAATATTGGTATTCGTAATCAGTGGACAAGCGCAAATGAAGCGGTGTGGAAAAGAACACATCGGTTTGTTTCACGGTTATTTATTGCGACAGGCTTTGTCTTGCTTGTTTTGGCGTTGTTGCAAGTAATTAATAGTGTAACAGCATTACTTGTATTTGCGTTAGTGGGTGGGGCAGCTCCGTTTATTTATTCTAAATATGCTTACCAAAAAATTGTCCATGGAAAATCTTAA
- a CDS encoding autorepressor SdpR family transcription factor yields the protein MKDIFKALSDSTRRSILEMLKEQKLTASEIAEHFDMSQASVSQHLKILRLNDLIYSERKGKYLYYHLNLSVFEEVIKWIVQFKQD from the coding sequence ATGAAAGATATCTTCAAAGCACTGTCAGATTCGACTAGGAGATCTATTTTAGAGATGTTGAAGGAACAGAAATTAACAGCTAGCGAAATTGCTGAACATTTCGATATGAGTCAAGCGAGTGTTTCTCAGCATCTTAAAATACTTAGATTGAATGATTTAATTTACTCGGAGCGAAAAGGAAAATATTTGTATTATCACTTGAATTTATCTGTTTTTGAAGAAGTGATTAAATGGATTGTTCAGTTTAAACAAGATTAG
- the treR gene encoding trehalose operon repressor, with the protein MITKPKKFTKIYDDLKANILNEEIGYGEQLPSENDLVATYKASRETVRRALNLLVGEGMIQKIRGKGSIVIYQGVTEFPFSKLTSFKEVQERLGVELETEVKLLAKENAGAVPKVKEALNLKSEDKLWHLIRYRKADGRVKIIDEDYLVETVVPNLTEDIVSDSLYDYIEQELGLDISYSRKAITFEPFTEQEYAAFGTINPPYTATVRGVVHLRDMTKFQYNVAKHIATDFRFIDFSRR; encoded by the coding sequence ATGATAACAAAACCTAAAAAGTTCACTAAAATATATGATGATTTAAAAGCAAATATTTTAAATGAAGAAATTGGATATGGGGAACAACTGCCATCTGAAAATGACTTGGTAGCGACTTACAAAGCTTCACGTGAAACAGTACGCCGTGCGCTCAATTTGCTTGTCGGTGAAGGTATGATCCAGAAAATAAGAGGAAAAGGTTCTATTGTAATTTATCAAGGTGTTACAGAATTTCCTTTTTCAAAATTAACCAGCTTTAAAGAAGTGCAAGAAAGATTAGGGGTTGAATTGGAAACAGAAGTGAAGCTTTTAGCAAAAGAAAATGCTGGAGCAGTCCCTAAAGTAAAAGAAGCATTAAATCTGAAGAGTGAAGATAAGCTATGGCATTTAATACGTTATCGTAAAGCGGATGGACGTGTAAAAATCATTGATGAAGATTATTTGGTAGAAACCGTTGTTCCGAATTTAACCGAGGATATTGTGTCTGATTCTTTATATGATTATATTGAACAAGAATTAGGTTTAGATATCAGTTACTCACGTAAAGCCATTACTTTTGAACCATTTACAGAACAAGAGTATGCAGCTTTCGGAACTATTAACCCGCCTTATACCGCTACTGTTCGAGGTGTTGTACATTTAAGAGATATGACAAAGTTTCAATATAATGTTGCGAAACACATTGCGACAGACTTCAGGTTTATAGATTTTTCAAGAAGATAA
- the treC gene encoding alpha,alpha-phosphotrehalase, which translates to MQQNDWRKSVVYQIYPKSFNDTTGNGVGDLNGIIEKMDYLEYLGVGYLWLTPVYQSPMNDNGYDISDYLSINEDFGTKEELKQLLDEAHQHNLKVMMDIVINHTSTEHEWFKAAISEPDNPYRDYYFFRKSAKEGVPPTNWESKFGGNAWKYDEKSDEYYLHLFDVTQADLNWENPKVREALYDMINYWIDFGVDGFRFDVINLISKGEFRDSDKIGKEFYTDGPRVHEFIHEMNRNTFGNKDLMTVGEMSSTTIDNCIKYTNPEREELSSVFNFHHLKVDYADGEKWTYADFDFIELKRILMEWQIGIHDGNGWNAIFWCNHDQPRVVSRFGDDSTEALRQKSAKMLAVALHLLQGTPYIYQGEEIGMTNPHFTSINQYRDVESLNAYDNLKAQGYADKEIMQILDQKSRDNSRTPMQWTAGENAGFTSGTPWIDIPSNYQHINVEDEVENEHSILQTYRELIRLRHEHDIITYGDILPLYMDDPNLMIYQRSYEGKKWLVIANFSKEAVMVPEDLDTDGEVILERGTINNGEIEGYGAIVIEQ; encoded by the coding sequence ATGCAACAAAATGATTGGAGAAAATCGGTAGTTTATCAAATCTATCCAAAGTCATTTAACGATACAACAGGTAATGGAGTAGGAGACTTAAATGGAATTATTGAGAAAATGGATTATCTTGAATATCTAGGTGTGGGCTATCTTTGGTTAACACCTGTATATCAATCTCCTATGAATGATAATGGATATGATATCAGTGATTATTTGAGTATTAATGAAGATTTTGGTACGAAAGAAGAATTGAAGCAACTTTTAGATGAAGCGCATCAGCATAATTTGAAAGTGATGATGGATATTGTTATCAATCACACATCAACAGAACATGAGTGGTTTAAAGCAGCTATTTCTGAGCCAGATAATCCTTATCGTGATTATTACTTTTTCCGTAAATCAGCAAAAGAAGGTGTACCACCTACAAATTGGGAATCGAAATTCGGTGGCAATGCATGGAAGTATGATGAAAAAAGCGATGAGTATTATTTGCATCTTTTTGATGTGACGCAAGCAGATTTAAATTGGGAAAATCCTAAAGTAAGAGAAGCACTTTACGACATGATTAATTATTGGATTGACTTTGGTGTAGATGGTTTTCGTTTTGATGTCATCAACCTTATTTCAAAAGGAGAATTTCGTGATTCTGATAAAATCGGCAAAGAATTTTACACAGATGGACCACGTGTTCATGAATTTATTCATGAAATGAACCGCAATACTTTTGGTAATAAAGATTTGATGACAGTCGGTGAAATGTCTTCTACAACGATTGACAATTGTATTAAATATACAAATCCAGAACGTGAAGAATTGAGTAGTGTGTTCAATTTCCATCATTTAAAAGTTGATTATGCAGATGGTGAAAAATGGACATATGCGGATTTTGATTTTATTGAATTAAAACGCATTTTGATGGAATGGCAGATTGGTATTCATGATGGTAATGGTTGGAATGCGATTTTCTGGTGTAATCATGATCAGCCTCGTGTTGTATCTCGTTTTGGAGATGACTCAACAGAAGCATTACGTCAAAAGAGTGCAAAAATGTTAGCAGTAGCTTTACACTTACTGCAAGGCACACCTTATATTTATCAAGGTGAGGAAATAGGTATGACTAATCCGCACTTCACAAGCATCAATCAATATCGAGATGTAGAATCATTGAATGCTTATGATAATTTGAAAGCACAAGGTTATGCGGATAAAGAAATTATGCAGATTTTAGACCAGAAATCTCGTGACAACTCTCGTACACCTATGCAATGGACAGCAGGTGAAAATGCTGGGTTTACAAGCGGCACACCTTGGATTGATATCCCAAGTAATTATCAACATATCAATGTAGAAGATGAAGTTGAGAATGAACATTCAATTTTACAAACATATCGTGAATTAATTCGATTGCGTCATGAACATGATATTATTACCTATGGTGATATTTTGCCGCTATATATGGATGACCCTAATTTAATGATATACCAACGCAGTTATGAAGGTAAAAAATGGTTAGTCATAGCTAACTTCAGTAAAGAAGCGGTGATGGTACCAGAAGATTTAGATACAGATGGCGAAGTCATTCTAGAACGAGGTACTATCAATAATGGAGAAATCGAAGGCTATGGGGCAATTGTCATCGAACAGTAA